One window of the Schistocerca gregaria isolate iqSchGreg1 unplaced genomic scaffold, iqSchGreg1.2 ptg000599l, whole genome shotgun sequence genome contains the following:
- the LOC126316789 gene encoding pepsin A-like — translation MNSIKGIIDKNEFLFVFCLCILVSSIACSQSDSKLKIPLKRIKLDQQQLQEKINCLKNGTLAQVAVGKHIELFPNLAQYSPKVDLQNRLNLEYYGVVSLGREKQDFFVTFDTGSSAFWVPLSVCKTGGCVGKNLYHPGNESVVTSKSVSITYGTGYMKGYVSADYMILDNIGFYTGFISAYEMDEFFAGVSLDGILGLAYPSIGKGNIKPVFDVLMDENVFSYNHIIFYLTHVPDGSFIQFGGDLDPQLYRGKLFSIPIIEKTYWTTALSSIAINEEIIVKYTPRNSRSIIDTGTSLIVGPRREIEIIESRIGTVKGDCSNLHELPNIGFQFGEGSPYFFLTPKQYVVKINDSCFSAFASVEQDTLWILGDAFIRGFYTVFDRDTDVVSLAPIIDNLNPDTESYIVVSGDQ, via the exons ATGAATTCAATTAAAGGCATTATTGACAAGAATGAATTTTTGTTCGTTTTCTGTCTCTGTATCCTGGTTTCGAGCATCGCCTGCTCGCAATCAGATAGCAAATTAAAGATACCTCTCAAAAGAATCAAACTGGATCAACAGCAGCTTCAGGAAAAGATCAATTGCTTGAAGAATGGAACTTTGGCTCAGGTAGCTGTAGGCAAGCATATAGAACTCTTTCCAAATCTTGCACAGTATTCGCCTAAGGTGGACCTTCAAAATCGCTTAAAC CTTGAATATTACGGAGTAGTATCCCTCGGTCGGGAGAAGCAAGATTTTTTTGTTACTTTCGATACAGGCAGCTC GGCCTTTTGGGTTCCTTTAAGTGTATGCAAAACTGGAGGATGTGTTGGGAAAAATTTATATCATCCAGGAAACGAGTCGGTTGTAACCTCGAAGTCTGTGTCCATAACGTATGGAACGGGATACATGAAAGGATACGTCTCGGCGGATTATATGATATTGGACAATATAGGGTTTTATACTGGATTTATTTCAGCATACGAAATGGACGAGTTTTTTGCTGGCGTGAGCTTGGACGGTATCCTGGGCTTGGCGTACCCGTCAATTGGTAAAGGCAACATTAAGCCGGTGTTCGACGTTTTGATGGATGAAAATGTATTTTCTTACAACCACATTATTTTCTACCTAACTCACGTACCAGACGGATCTTTCATTCAATTCGGCGGAGACCTTGATCCACAACTCTATCGCGGCAAACTGTTTAGTATTCCTATCATCGAGAAGACTTACTGGACAACTGCTTTGAGTTCTATcgctatcaatgaagaaataatagTCAAGTACACGCCTAGAAACTCAAGATCAATTATTGACACAGGCACGAGCTTGATTGTGGGACCCAGGAGAGAAATTGAAATCATCGAATCGAGAATCGGTACCGTCAAGGGAGACTGCTCAAACTTGCATGAATTGCCGAACATTGGCTTCCAGTTTGGAGAGGGATCGCCTTACTTTTTCCTCACCCCGAAGCAATACGTCGTAAAAATTAACGACAGCTGCTTTTCTGCGTTTGCTAGTGTCGAACAAGACACACTTTGGATTTTAGGAGATGCCTTTATTCGCGGTTTTTACACAGTTTTCGACAGAGATACTGATGTGGTATCGCTCGCACCTATTATAGATAACCTCAATCCAGATACTGAATCTTATATTGTCGTATCTGGCGATCAATAA
- the LOC126316776 gene encoding uncharacterized protein LOC126316776, whose translation MEIINWLKEGVALLEREFVKYGLIDPSKHTSGKTVISPTSSSEKVDIQEIVQPGPEGNSNLLFERDKKKTCESKELVSDSKPEKFEVTAYKTNTQLNSSASPDLDNVDSDDYGWPLELVLVRHGHSEGNEAVNRSSRNDLSAYTPEFKKKHSSTYRLTDKGIMQAQIAGKWIRENIGEVFDRYYTSEYVRAMETSAYLNLPNAKWYTEIVLRERDKGWLDNTSHADKKHLFADELERRKRDAFFWAPPGGESLANVCIRVEHTFATLRRECSNQKVIIVCHGEVMWAFRVRIEKLSQIRFHQLKASSDPKDRIHNAQILHYSRIDPVTNKVWPYFRFMRSNCPWNQEYSSGSWIEFERPTYTNEELMNSAQLVPRYVNSDYLINLKTEEESDL comes from the exons ATGGAAATCATAAATTGGTTGAAAGAAGGAGTAGCCTTGTTAGAGAGAGAGTTCGTTAAGTATGGCTTGATTGACCCAAGCAAACACACGTCCGGAAAAACAGTTATTTCGCCCACGAGTTCTTCAGAGAAGGTAGATATCCAGGAAATAGTGCAGCCTGGGCCCGAAGGCAATTCCAATTTGTTATTCGAGAGGGATAAAAAGAAAACATGTGAATCTAAAGAATTAGTGTCTGATTCGAAACCGGAAAAGTTTGAGGTAACTGCCTACAAAACAAATACTCAACTCAACAGCTCCGCATCACCTGATCTAGATAACGTTGATTCAGATGACTATGGGTGGCCTCTCGAGCTGGTTCTTGTGCGTCATGGACACAGCGAAGGAAATGAAGCCGTCAACCGATCCTCTCGAAACGACTTATCTGCCTACAcgcctgaatttaaaaaaaagcactctTCGACTTACCGTCTCACGGACAAGGGAATCATGCAGGCTCAAATTGCTGGAAAATGGATTCGTGAAAACATTGGAGAAGTGTTTGATCGGTATTA CACGAGCGAGTATGTTCGAGCTATGGAGACGTCCGCATACTTAAACTTACCCAATGCTAAGTGGTACACGGAGATTGTGCTCCGAGAGAGAGATAAGGGATGGCTTGACAATACCTCACACGCGGATAAGAAGCATTTATTTGCTGATGAGTTGGAACGCCGAAAACGGGATGCTTTTTTTTGGGCACCTCCGGGCGGTGAAAGCCTCGCTAACGTTTGCATTCGCGTAGAGCATACCTTCGCCACACTTCGCCGAGAATGCAGCAATCAGAAAGTGATTATAGTCTGCCACGGTGAAGTTATGTGGGCTTTCCGTGTCCGCATCGAAAAATTAAGCCAGATTCGCTTCCATCAGCTCAAAGCATCTTCTGACCCTAAAGACCGGATTCACAACGCACAAATTCTCCATTATTCTCGTATAGATCCGGTCACCAATAAAGTATGGCCATACTTTAGGTTTATGCGAAGTAACTGTCCTTGGAACCAAGAATATTCATCTGGGTCTTGGATTGAATTCGAAAGGCCGACTTATACGAATGAAGAACTCATGAATTCGGCTCAGCTAGTTCCACGCTACGTCAACAGCGACTATTTAATCAACTTAAAAACTGAAGAGGAATCGGACCTCTGA
- the LOC126316818 gene encoding uncharacterized protein LOC126316818 isoform X1, producing MVFQQHGAFNIFLPYISHKNILSLSFCGASILTVLSIAIWWRKTRAKSFTHPTYHICSTPFIHHANEAAITRLTEEITELYDIDIHRLELIRMAIQQEMEAGLLSNSASSLKMLPSYINRLPLNDISTTAYALDIGGTNLRILKVVLEQGGIIQNIFTNKYSIPHELMVGKGEDLINFIAQCLLESIDSEDKDAPLGFTFSFPIRQTSIKKGYLIEWTKGFSASGIVNEDIAGLLEEELEKLNFPIKVVALVNDTIGTLMTGTFQAHDENCIIGLIIGTGSNACYLEDIELLEKWVDEVPNPPNMIINVELGGFDSPTYTHLLPTKFDLMLDNNSVNIGCQHFEKMISGMYLGELVRLTLKNYQDLFEIFSDNSVNALDRPYQLQTQLLSQMQQDDSPELHYVGDVLNKLGITCPSLAIRQFAKHICCVISRRSARLAAAGVAAIVEHKKRGNIFSIVAVDGTIFEVYPGYRSIVEETIKELGYPNVQLRLVKDGSGNGAAIAASTMIKST from the coding sequence ATGGTATTTCAACAACATGGCGCATTCAACATTTTCCTTCCGTATATCAGTCATAAAAACATATTGAGCCTGAGCTTTTGTGGTGCTTCAATACTAACTGTACTTTCTATCGCCATTTGGTGGCGAAAAACTCGTGCCAAAAGCTTCACGCATCCAACTTATCACATCTGTTCTACTCCGTTCATCCATCATGCTAACGAAGCAGCTATCACCAGACTAACCGAAGAAATCACGGAGCTCTACGATATTGACATTCATCGTCTGGAACTTATTCGAATGGCTATTCAACAAGAAATGGAGGCTGGCTTGCTTTCCAACAGTGCGTCTTCCCTCAAAATGCTTCCAAGTTACATCAATCGACTGCCACTCAATGACATCAGTACTACTGCTTACGCTCTCGATATCGGCGGCACAAACTTGCGGATCCTCAAGGTTGTTCTAGAGCAAGGTGGTATCATTCAAAACATCTTCACCAACAAATACTCCATTCCTCATGAGCTGATGGTAGGTAAAGGAGAAGATTTGATCAACTTTATCGCGCAGTGTCTTCTCGAATCAATTGATTCTGAGGACAAAGACGCGCCTCTCGGATTTACCTTCTCGTTTCCCATTCGACAAACGTCTATCAAAAAGGGCTATCTCATTGAGTGGACTAAAGGATTTTCCGCCTCTGGAATCGTCAACGAAGATATCGCTGGGTTGCTGGAAGAAGAACTCGAAAAATTGAACTTCCCCATCAAGGTGGTTGCTTTGGTCAACGACACTATTGGCACACTGATGACTGGCACCTTTCAAGCACATGATGAAAACTGTATCATCGGCCTAATTATTGGCACAGGAAGTAATGCGTGTTACCTTGAAGACATCGAGTTGCTCGAAAAGTGGGTCGACGAAGTGCCAAATCCTCCCAATATGATCATCAATGTCGAGCTAGGCGGCTTCGACTCTCCCACTTATACTCACTTGTTGCCTACCAAATTTGATCTCATGCTTGACAACAACTCGGTCAACATCGGATGTCAGCACTTTGAAAAAATGATCTCGGGAATGTATCTCGGAGAACTTGTCAGACTTACTCTGAAAAATTACCAAGACTTATTTGAAATTTTCTCTGACAATTCCGTAAATGCCCTAGACCGGCCTTACCAATTGCAAACGCAGCTTTTATCACAGATGCAACAGGATGACTCTCCGGAACTCCACTATGTAGGAGATGTACTCAATAAATTGGGTATCACTTGCCCTTCTCTGGCCATAAGACAATTTGCTAAGCATATCTGCTGTGTTATTTCCAGGCGGTCTGCACGCCTCGCCGCTGCCGGAGTCGCTGCGATTGTCGAACACAAAAAACGCGGCAACATCTTCTCAATCGTCGCAGTAGATGGAACCATATTCGAAGTCTATCCAGGTTATCGCTCTATCGTCGAAGAAACCATCAAAGAACTTGGATATCCCAATGTACAACTCAGACTTGTCAAAGATGGATCTGGAAACGGTGCGGCCATCGCCGCATCGACTATGATTAAAAGTACCTAA
- the LOC126316818 gene encoding uncharacterized protein LOC126316818 isoform X2: protein MVFQQHGAFNIFLPFTHPTYHICSTPFIHHANEAAITRLTEEITELYDIDIHRLELIRMAIQQEMEAGLLSNSASSLKMLPSYINRLPLNDISTTAYALDIGGTNLRILKVVLEQGGIIQNIFTNKYSIPHELMVGKGEDLINFIAQCLLESIDSEDKDAPLGFTFSFPIRQTSIKKGYLIEWTKGFSASGIVNEDIAGLLEEELEKLNFPIKVVALVNDTIGTLMTGTFQAHDENCIIGLIIGTGSNACYLEDIELLEKWVDEVPNPPNMIINVELGGFDSPTYTHLLPTKFDLMLDNNSVNIGCQHFEKMISGMYLGELVRLTLKNYQDLFEIFSDNSVNALDRPYQLQTQLLSQMQQDDSPELHYVGDVLNKLGITCPSLAIRQFAKHICCVISRRSARLAAAGVAAIVEHKKRGNIFSIVAVDGTIFEVYPGYRSIVEETIKELGYPNVQLRLVKDGSGNGAAIAASTMIKST from the exons ATGGTATTTCAACAACATGGCGCATTCAACATTTTCCTTCC CTTCACGCATCCAACTTATCACATCTGTTCTACTCCGTTCATCCATCATGCTAACGAAGCAGCTATCACCAGACTAACCGAAGAAATCACGGAGCTCTACGATATTGACATTCATCGTCTGGAACTTATTCGAATGGCTATTCAACAAGAAATGGAGGCTGGCTTGCTTTCCAACAGTGCGTCTTCCCTCAAAATGCTTCCAAGTTACATCAATCGACTGCCACTCAATGACATCAGTACTACTGCTTACGCTCTCGATATCGGCGGCACAAACTTGCGGATCCTCAAGGTTGTTCTAGAGCAAGGTGGTATCATTCAAAACATCTTCACCAACAAATACTCCATTCCTCATGAGCTGATGGTAGGTAAAGGAGAAGATTTGATCAACTTTATCGCGCAGTGTCTTCTCGAATCAATTGATTCTGAGGACAAAGACGCGCCTCTCGGATTTACCTTCTCGTTTCCCATTCGACAAACGTCTATCAAAAAGGGCTATCTCATTGAGTGGACTAAAGGATTTTCCGCCTCTGGAATCGTCAACGAAGATATCGCTGGGTTGCTGGAAGAAGAACTCGAAAAATTGAACTTCCCCATCAAGGTGGTTGCTTTGGTCAACGACACTATTGGCACACTGATGACTGGCACCTTTCAAGCACATGATGAAAACTGTATCATCGGCCTAATTATTGGCACAGGAAGTAATGCGTGTTACCTTGAAGACATCGAGTTGCTCGAAAAGTGGGTCGACGAAGTGCCAAATCCTCCCAATATGATCATCAATGTCGAGCTAGGCGGCTTCGACTCTCCCACTTATACTCACTTGTTGCCTACCAAATTTGATCTCATGCTTGACAACAACTCGGTCAACATCGGATGTCAGCACTTTGAAAAAATGATCTCGGGAATGTATCTCGGAGAACTTGTCAGACTTACTCTGAAAAATTACCAAGACTTATTTGAAATTTTCTCTGACAATTCCGTAAATGCCCTAGACCGGCCTTACCAATTGCAAACGCAGCTTTTATCACAGATGCAACAGGATGACTCTCCGGAACTCCACTATGTAGGAGATGTACTCAATAAATTGGGTATCACTTGCCCTTCTCTGGCCATAAGACAATTTGCTAAGCATATCTGCTGTGTTATTTCCAGGCGGTCTGCACGCCTCGCCGCTGCCGGAGTCGCTGCGATTGTCGAACACAAAAAACGCGGCAACATCTTCTCAATCGTCGCAGTAGATGGAACCATATTCGAAGTCTATCCAGGTTATCGCTCTATCGTCGAAGAAACCATCAAAGAACTTGGATATCCCAATGTACAACTCAGACTTGTCAAAGATGGATCTGGAAACGGTGCGGCCATCGCCGCATCGACTATGATTAAAAGTACCTAA